Below is a genomic region from Eupeodes corollae chromosome 1, idEupCoro1.1, whole genome shotgun sequence.
acaaacatttaaaatcgatatgcatcatttatttatgaaagaaattttaaaataaaacttgcaaAGCATAGTTCTAGCAGTTAATAGGTAGGTTtgtaattttccaattttaaaattcaaagacaGGTCCCTAGAATACTAAATTAAGAATATAATCGATTTTAAATGTCTTACATTTAAAACTCCATTACGGAAAAAGGATAACGAGGGATGATGGAAGCTATTCAACGAAATATCTAATTTACTTCTTTCCAATGTTGTTAGCTAATGAACAAGTGAGACCAGTACCGTCAGGTTCGACATTTAACTCTTTAACTAGTCCATTTTCGACAATCATTGAGAAACGTTTTGCTCGAACACCGCCCAATGGTGGCAAATCAACAGTTAAATCCAACGTCTTTACGAAATTGCCAGCTGGATCGGCTAACATGCGAACTTTTCCACCGGCGCAATGTTCTTTACCCCATGCAGACATAACAAATGGATCGTTGACGGACACACAAACAATCTCGCTTACACCTTGGCTGCATTTAATGGAATCAGCATTTTCAACGTATCCAGGCAAATGtgtctgaaataaaaacaaattaataactttaacacaagaaaaatatgtattaaaaacatgaatataattaaatttaatgtttacttaaaataccattttatttcCTAACAAACCGGACCGGCTAGTTGACCTTGAAGAACAAACTCATTTGGCAGATAGGCACATTTTATCTTAACACATAAAAACTACATGCGGTACATATGTACGCACAAACTTACCTTAGAACAACCGGGTGTAAATGCTCCGGGGACACCAAAAATTACAATCTTTTTGTTTGCACCCAATTCGGCAATGTTGATTTTGTTTGCCGGGGAATCTTCAAAGAGATCAGCTGAAGGAAGTTTATCGCCAACCTGAAAATTCAATAAAGCATTACATCATTCTACATACATCGTTGGTCAACCCCTTATTTACAAAAtcaattgaatacaaaagaaaaattcgaTACTATGTGTGCATGTTCACATAAATGCACTCATATTTGTTGTaattatataatacaaaatttagaaattaggaaaaataaaacttgaagaACCAACCTTGATTGGAGCCATTGCAAACAGAGTTTTTGATATAGAGCGTTTTAATTCAAGTCGAACAGAATTGCTTGCGATTACTGAAGTAACTGAGCGCAAGAAAAGCGATTGCATATTAATTTACtggatttttactttttcttgttTGGAAGAAGTCAAATGGAATAGAAGTGTGTGTTACTCCTGCTTGTTGGTTTGGTTGAATGGTTGGGTTGTTGGGAGGAAAAAACAATGTATGAACGAACTACATCACCTGACCTTACACACAAAATTATTGAGTTGTCAACGACAGACACAGAGATGGCAGAAGTCAAAAAACTGTTCGATGTGAAAATATAGAACAATTCTCTATAACCCTAAGAATCATAGTTtagacaaaaaagtttttaaaaaaacaaaaatgtacattatgtattaCATATACATTGACGCCTTGTACGTTGAACCATCTAAATTAAGGTCTAGCTTTTCGAATCTTCACCAAATTAGAACCTagctaaaaatagaaaatgtgggtgaaatgtttaaacaatttgacGTTTTATGAATTTACTAAGATGTAACGATGATTTAGCTCATTtagaacgattttaacatcttattaTCATCTTCCAACATTTTACTAGTGTTAAAACCAGGGAAcaactactttaacttttagcaatgtgCTACATCTATATGGCATCAGTCATTGTCCTAGACAAAATAATTGAGTAAAAGTAATCTGCCTACATTAGAGCTTGGGACTTGGGAGTTCTAATAAATAGGTCTGTTTGAGAGTGTtcgctttgtttattttcataaactgTCAGTGTTTAGCCCAAGGagatttaaattagaaaaacgaaaacaaaggttaaaattaaaattccctAGTAAATTGCCGTggccatggcatgatggttagtgtgttggacttgggttcgatccctgaatatgccatcttaagttttgttCACAGGTACTACCTCTTGtgaggaatcgacaaattctccaagagtaattcttgtcatgaaaagtgcttcctcaaattagcgGTTCGTATTCGGCTAAAAACTGTATaacccctccattcctgaaaacatttatcgcacataggaatggttaagagttgtaagtcactaggccttagttctcaacggattgttgcgccacccaaatttattttattttagttaattgTCAAATGTTCTGCAAATTACGTAGCTGGAGCTAAAATGCAATTCACGTTTTTCTCCAAACTTCAGCTTAAATCTAAGGCAAATTTTGACAGAAGAACGCTGTGTAGAGAACGAAAATTGATGTTGTGGAAACTATCCTCCCAGTTCCAAATTGAGAGACGTTGCTCACGATCATCGCCAAATTAATTTTCTCGTCAGAATTTTGTTTCGTATTTCgcatattcattttcattttaatatagtACGGCACAAAAATAacataccaacttttatttatttaatgacaGAACCTTTTTGACAATGAAAATACACTTGTACTAGAATTCAATTagctttataaaatttaaagaggAGAATGTTTTAAGACTGTTTCCGTTAAAAAAAGtactatttaaaatattttgcttattttcttttagcagattattttatatgtattgGTATGTATTTACATTCCGAATATCATTATTATCTGTGAAAACACATTTTCTAAGGAGAATCCCCCTTTTGCCTTGGAGAGAATTTCATATGGTTACTATTCTCGgttgaaaaaattgttcttcGTGCATTGTAGGTATCTTaaattaatgttcttttttgttttacgttTTAGGTTGAATTAAGAGGAGAATAACAAAGAGCCTGACATTTATTTACTGCGGTGAATAAATATCCGCCTTGACAAATAGTTTCTCGTCAACAAGAAtgcaaagaaaacatttaatcaaaaatcttaACAGTCGATCTTTTCATGTTATTCCacagttcaaaattttaacttatgcTGCTAGACGAGTAAAATATTGAATCTTCCAATCTGAAATAATTACATTTCCACGGTTCAACTATTGCCAAACAGACCATATGTGAAaatgtgaaatttaaaaattaaacaggtctaaatgtcaattttgtttcTACTTTGTAAACATAatgcaatgattttatttcttaattttgaaataaaccaaataaataaagCTAAGCATTAAActtgttaatttcttttcaacaaaaaaatgaatgaagaCAGTAAGTACTTATTAATTGAAAGCaatatgaatatttaataaCATTATTATTCATCTTTTAAGCTGCCACAGATATTATAATAGAAGCTCTCGAGGTGTTTATCAACCACATTCTCTATGTTCGTAATGTCTACCCGCCACAAATATTtcgtaaaagaaaaatgtacgaCTGCCCggtatttgtttctatttaccCAAATGTTACTAATTACATCGTAGAAGTCCTAACAACTGCGCGACAACTGAAAAAGGTTAATCAATTGAAAAAGGTAGAATTGGTAGTTTATCGCGACGAGAGTTGGCAATACGAGAAGTATGCTTTCGACATTACTAATGACTGCCTTTTAGCCACTATGAGAAAAGGCGAAGATCCTTATCTTTTAGAGTTTGAACAGCAACTTAGAACAGCACTTTGTTCATTATCGGAGAGGtgtaaatcttttgaaaaattacctGAAGATGCTAGATTTAGAATTCAGTTGCATACAACACAAACGCAGTTTATGAAGATATGCTGTGGACCTGCATCTCAAGTTTGTACCTAATACATCTTAAGTTTGTACTGATAGagaaaatatattgtaattCATTTCCAGGATTTTCCGTGGTTACAAACCGGAGACGACGGTGATAGGGGCTTTCGAGAAGTGAAATTACTCCCGCTGTGTACAATTGACTCAAGTGGCTTGAAGATAAATGCACTAGTTTGAAAAGTTGTAACAGTTTCCcaagaataatatttattttgattgatattttatataataataaaaacctataacTTTAAAAGGCATAGTTTCCATTTCCTTAGCGGTTGGGGCAATatgtctgaggacctaagtatcGTCCAATGCTCCGACTTAACGGTTATGTTTTCCAATTagtcttaattttgaaaatttatcttCGGTAATTTTAATCCACTGAGGAAACAatccttttttataataaaaactttatgcttaaaaaaaagattccaTTATGTCCTTAAAAGCCTTAAACCAAATTATATTGTAGACAAACACATTTACTGAGAGAATACaaaagaaagttaaattttaattttgttttgcctcCTGTTCTTGTGATTAAATTTACACAGAAGATTTATACATAGCTATTTTATGACTGAAAcaaaaacacgcttcagcttcgacttcgcctgacgtttacgagttcagccataggaattcaatgcatgctatcacaatggagcttcgacctcacgtttcgtttgacaatcatAAGGAAAacaacgtaatgtgactccaaacggaagctcttagaaatgtcattcaaagcaacatcGAAGTAAGGCCACCGTaatgcagacgaagccgaaattgaagcgtgtttgtgattcagccattacagTCAGAAAACACCTGCAGCTTCAAAATGCTTTCAAGTTGAGACAAGGTGCTTATAGACAGAAGTGCCCGTAGGATCAAGGTTCGACAAGTTCATCAAAACTTTTCAGTGTAACTATTTTCTACACCACGGAAAGCAGTTTTTTATCATTGCTTGATAACAGatttaatataatacaaaatattaaataaacttattattCAGTTTTCGGGTAACGCATCAGAAAGTCGCCCAGTTGATTTCAAATAGGCCCACATTATatcaaaatcataatttttttaagaataattgttaatttttataattcttaacTCTTCATTGGCTTCGAACGAACAGAAAGTTCCTTTTCTAAGCtgaaagtaaagtaaaaaatataagttatatttaatttttaggtacaaaatatttttttttatttcgattaatactaaaatattaagaactttattggaaagttgactggaaaaaaaaaattggcaggTTTAGGCAACATAAGAgatttcatttgcagtcaacttcattctttgaacctAAATTTTGACCAGGCAACCAGTTAGTTTTCCAAGtgccatgaatttcaaattcaaaactttacttcaaAATGTAATATTCCTTTacattacaaaatacaaatcgttatGGACTTGTAACTTACCtgagaagtgttttgtagacaatattattttaagcagTTTTTGTACTTTGAACTGAAGGTAGAAATTAGTGTAGTAAAgttccaaatttgaaatttatgattgaaaactaactagttgccttagtaaaaatttaagttaaaaggaTGCGGTTGACTGGTCTGAACCTGACCATTCccatttgaatataaaaatcataaagAAAGAGTAAAAATTATTCCATATAATATaggaacattttcaaaactcagcaaaaatccaaaaatcgcGTTTAAGACTAAAGGGTTAATTTCAATCCAGCTTCATCTCAATCCAATTTAAACATCAGTAAATAAGTGCAAGCTTAACTAAAAGTATTCGTGCCATAAATTATGTAACAAAACTTAAAGACGTTGTTGCTCAAAATATCTATTTGAtatgaaaatgttatttttccaACCATTTACATTAGTAACAATgaacaaatatcaattttggaacaaaaaaACTAACGATGAACACAAAAGACGAAACCGATAGTATAAAACAAAGCTATTTAATTAAAGTGCCTAAAACCCAGCTGTAGATAACAACCTAAAAAGCATCTTATGGAGTTTTATAGAGGGAGTTGGAAAACTAGCTAATTACACAGGGGTGACTTTTCACCTCAGCTCGAATTTCCTTCAGATTAATTTTACAGTTAGATAGGGATctcaatagaaaattaaaattaaatcttaaatagTAAGGTGAGGAAACACCGTAAgtcacaaaacaaatattttctttctccGCCTTAACctcacttttttgtattttgtcttTTGAGTCATTGTATATGTATCCATTTTCcgttttaaaaagtaaacgcaaataaaacacattttatgtgttttcatatttcttttttattataaagtttggacGTTGATAtaatgtgtgaaacactacatcatttaaatgatcgccacgcgaattgttgcattttcgacaactttttgacacatattgggtggTATCTTAGTCATAACTTGacaaatgttgattttgaagtGCTTTCATATAGCTCCGCAAAAAAGTCTAGCGATGTCAAATCACATTGGTAGCccgttgatatcgccacgaccagaaattacgtggccaggaaattTCTCTCGTCACACCATATactctccaagtcgtattcttcaataggaGGCATAAAAAGTCGTTCATCATATGACCAAATCGCTCCTAATTGAGGGTGACAGTCGTTCAATCGTCGTTTTCGCAGATGTAAGGTCTAGTCACACCTCTgaaccaaagagcgcaccaaacactGTGGATATAATAACCTCtcagcagcgatatttttagTAGTACGAGTGAACGATGATGctcaggccttacaatatctgtctagtctcttcaaatttcttcacaattttgcgtagttggacgattaagTAAACCTTAATattctcttaaagcacgatatgagGCTGTGAccgaatcaccatttttgtagtaggtttaaacaatttgtatgtgttGTGCGATAGAATGTCAGACTTTTaactgacaaaaataaattggtttaacaacttagtttgacagaagtCGAATTTCAACCCTTTCCTTTttaaaccacaaaatggataacccattatgaacaatttgaaaaaaaaaatctaaaaaaaaaacaagaaatccccaaaaaaaaaaacttaaacaaaaaaaaacattgataaaatgtcaaaatcaactatTTTTGAGTGTGTTTTATATGaactatattaaaataaaattacatgtTTTCTTGCTCAAAAATATccacaattattatttatttacacatatctaccaaataaaaaaaaacgtgtgtAAAAATTCATGCTGCGACAAGGAAAGTTGAGCCAAAATAGCTGCTTTCATTAAAACTCATATACAAATGTTATTGTCTCAATTAGGAATATGagtcttcaaaataaaaagttgttcGTACTTTTGTAACTTCTCACTTTATTACTTTTCACCAACATCGCTTAAGTGTGTCTGGGCCTTAACGCACactttgaacaaaatcaaacaaatcttCTCACATGCAAACTTGTTTTTCATTTCGCCTTTTATTTCTGACAAATCCGCCCAAAAATTTGAACTGTCATTTGTTGTGGCAACAATACTACAATTCGCCCCAGAAaccaacaaagttttttttcgctTCCTCGCCGTCGCCACTATTAGATTCAAAATGGCCGGACGTCTCGTCAACTTTTTTCTCTGTAAAGCGTCTGTGTttctaatttataaataatacagaaaaaacttaaattttcgcaaaaattattcaacaaaTTTATCCACAAAACTCTAATACataaaatagtaataaaatgTGAACACAATTCGGAATGGTTACAAGTGAATTTTTCGTTCGATTatcgtaaattttttttcgtttcgttttttctCATTTATAATTTCCTTGGCTTAATGGATTTTTCCTCGGGGGGGAAAACGACAAGATTGTgagaaaatcaaagaaaaaaataaaataaaacgatatTTTTCGCAGTGAAAGTTTTTCGTGAAGGaaacgaaattatttttaatgaaatttaattaaaaaaagttattgcattaaccaaaaaataaaacaaaatacatgcctcatttatgtatgtatatggaatttaaaaagaaaagaaaaagtatttagCAAAAAGAAGAAACTAATTGTTCACGAAAATTCCTTCGCTATGAACTCTGCCATGGAATTGGATGATTTGGACAATATcaccaaaaatgatttttttccgCTAATGCCAAATATCAAGCAGGAACTTCTTGAAGCAAATGAGCCTCCAAGTACTGGCACAACAACTGGAAATCCTTGCGACAGTGCCGAGAAGCGGGtaagttagttttattttattttttttcaacctgATTCACAAAACTTGCGGCATGTTTGTTGGTTAATACTTTGTTGAGGGTTGTGGCGCATAGTTATTCGAGTGGTGCTGGACTAGATATTTGGTACTGCAATTAAGAGTAGAAACTGCGAACAAAAAGCTGGGCGGTGTATGATAAAGCAGTTAATtactattgttatttttatgtgaCATTACCCACTTAGATTTAAGTTCAAATCGACAAAAGACCTGtatttgtatttctatttatttatcagcaaagaatTAATAATTGGTTGATATCAAAGCATAATTTTTGAGAGAAATTTTAGCCAAGCGAGTCTAATCCTCTAGTAAGTTTGaataacaaagaaacaaaaaatgggATATAGGTAGTTTGGCAGAAAGCTAAGTTCTTGTTTTGAGGGTGTATCGAGCAATTATTGCGGAAAGCAATAAAGTGATTTAAATACCGCCAGTAAATAAGTAGAAGAgaatgtttctaaaaattaaatttacttaaatttaatttcctcCCCTCTGGTTGCGTAGTAAGATTATCTTTAAATATCTGTGTCTTAAGCCCTTATGTTTGTTGGTCGACCGTTGGAGGGCTCTTGGAATGGAATAGCTTCGCAGGTAGGTATACTTTTCTACTAAAGAAGGAATGTTATTCAGTGTGTACATGTTGGTGTCAAGTTGCTTAAGGTCACGCAACTATGCATTGGAATCAACCCATACCTAGGTACTTACCCACTGGACcaacaattttgtaatttaaaatcacGCAACTTTCTAAAGATTgtgtttcataaattaaaatgaaacctaACATTGGGATTTCTTTCTCTTGTGACGTGTTTCTTCGTAAGGTACCTACACCAGCGTCaatctaattaaatttattctaaGATACAAACCTAATTACTTTTttggcttatttaaaaaagggtataggtattttgtttttattgaatttttccaaatcgaaaatatatttgtgtgcctttatttgtttgaacttttgtaAATGTCTACTAATACCTAAATGCTGACTTTATCGCAagtcaaacattaaaaaaataatatcaaacttGTTACAATAAGAAGAATACTTTGTTCTGTTAAAACCAGCATTCTGGCAATGGATAATTCaaggtttattttataaacgttGAAAATGAAATCAATGTACCTATATTATAGGCATTTGTGTTAGTACATTATGGagcaatttttaatcaaaacttaaaaaaattcaaaaataataacaaaatcaaGAATACTAGACTTTAAAGCGTTTTTTTGTAGGCATCAAGCATTTGTTTCCATTGCCTTctttttgcaattaattttctAGGAAGCAGTATGACTGATTCACACAACAGGTAAGTAggtatatataataaaaataggtTGACCGAAGTTGTAAGTAGGTATGTAAGTAAGTTCTTACTTATCAAAATTCGGTATTGCTAATAATATCAATATTTCCACCGTCTTAAGGTTCTGGCATAAAAAAGGGAACTAGGTacacaattttttggaaatcgtagataaatatttttgtactgaGTATCAAATTTTATTAGAGAATTGAAATAGTAAAGTGTggtcaaacaacaaaaatgtaaatggttGATACAAAggtattagaaaaaaattatgttctttttgtttatgacTTGTGGTACATACAGTACCATATAATTGGTTTTGGTCAACCACAATGCCTACAAATACACTGGCTCCGTCATTTTAGTTtactaagaaaaataattaaaaaacttgcCGAAGAAATAtacatgtatatgtatatgtacatacatatgagcTTGATTGCATGAAAACGTGAAACGTCTATGAACCTacatgatttttttctaaaccaaAACTCTTAGCCACCACTAAATTCTCGAAACTGAGGTTAACAATAAGTATTACTATTGCAAaagattattaaataaaatccattttttcaaattgcaaaaaattcaacaaaatgaagaaattaaTACACGGATAAATAGAAGTTAAATTATATTCacacaattttgttaaacacTAGACAAATTTAccatttggaaaataaattgtaaatctttgtataaaaaaaaccaaaaataatctTTCAAAAGGAATCTTAGATCCAAAACAACTAGATACACTGTTGTAGAATATATTGTGAAATTATTAATAATGTCTAATAATGActtttttattgtataaattgaattttttaacttcttagAAGGTCCACTTGTGGCGTATTCATAAACATAAAAACCATATAGGTATGTACATGGTTATAAAAATTTAGCTATAAAATCTTTTCCTATTAAATGTCATTCGGTGGTTATCgttattatgaaaaacaatatcttaaaagaaaataaaacaaaattgcagcACATTAATGGAATTACGATGGAGTCAAAGtcattaaagtttgaaaagtaaatCTCTAGAAGGAAATCAAAATGGGAtgaaaaacgaaattaaaaaaaaaaaaaacagggtaGTTTTTAGGTATCCTGTTATTCTAACCGCCAAGCCCTTTTACAAAGGGAATATTTCTACATGAATTAGGTAATGGAATGAAATTTTTAGCTCAATAAATTCACTAGCTACCATGATGATCCCATAGTTCCTCTTTTGAAGTTGGTAGCTAGGTaataacatgttttttttgtttgtgtttttaaggACATCCTCTTAGTCGTCTAATGTTCttcacataaaatttaattttacaaggACATGATAATTTTATAGTTGAGTGTGTTGGCACGAATACAAATAggtataatttaaacatttataccaggattttcatttattttcaaaatcaatttaaaaataaaaatggtttggcatttgtaattatattatatatcaaagttttattatattctCGTCCCGAATCTGTCCTTATCAGGAGGCTTTTCGAAAAAACAGTCGATAATACTCGGACATTTTTAGAAGTCTGATAATATGTTATCAACAACAGCACCAGTTTGTtcattgttataaaaaaaatgttatctccATAGCGATAAAATTCTATCTAAAACAGCTCAGTGAATTTATCAACATTATTTTAGATAATCTTAAGTgataaattgatattaaattctgataagataaaaaaagaggttcgataaaatataaatttcttatcaaatttttacattttattaagaattacaataaaaatataaaataatcaaataaatagGGTTGCTGCATTTCTGAGTGGCCAAATATCCTTAATgttgcaataaaaatgaaatgaatttatcctaacttttatttatacaagaatgataacatttttgttaaacgtTTACTTAAGCTCGGTCGTTTACTAGCTGGCTTCAGTTTCGCACACTAAGTTGATTGAGGTCTTTTTTTATGTCCATTCGCTCTGATTTACCCAGTTATCTAAGTCGTTGGccttttattctttttaccATGTCAGGTTTGGTGTACAGCCCGTTCGTCTTTGTATC
It encodes:
- the LOC129941784 gene encoding peroxiredoxin-5, mitochondrial, which translates into the protein MQSLFLRSVTSVIASNSVRLELKRSISKTLFAMAPIKVGDKLPSADLFEDSPANKINIAELGANKKIVIFGVPGAFTPGCSKTHLPGYVENADSIKCSQGVSEIVCVSVNDPFVMSAWGKEHCAGGKVRMLADPAGNFVKTLDLTVDLPPLGGVRAKRFSMIVENGLVKELNVEPDGTGLTCSLANNIGKK
- the LOC129940086 gene encoding DNA polymerase zeta subunit 2, yielding MNEDTATDIIIEALEVFINHILYVRNVYPPQIFRKRKMYDCPVFVSIYPNVTNYIVEVLTTARQLKKVNQLKKVELVVYRDESWQYEKYAFDITNDCLLATMRKGEDPYLLEFEQQLRTALCSLSERCKSFEKLPEDARFRIQLHTTQTQFMKICCGPASQDFPWLQTGDDGDRGFREVKLLPLCTIDSSGLKINALV